In the genome of Candidatus Palauibacter scopulicola, one region contains:
- a CDS encoding AbrB/MazE/SpoVT family DNA-binding domain-containing protein: MVRRVRLRRMGGSIGVTLPEDMVQRLHLEAGDEVLAVETASGILLTPHDPDVDDGLAIAVEAQQRFRKALRDLAK; the protein is encoded by the coding sequence ATGGTTCGACGTGTGAGGCTGCGGCGAATGGGCGGGTCCATCGGCGTCACGCTGCCAGAGGACATGGTGCAACGCCTCCACCTCGAGGCGGGCGACGAAGTGCTCGCGGTCGAGACGGCGAGCGGGATCCTGCTGACCCCCCACGACCCGGATGTGGACGACGGACTCGCCATCGCGGTCGAGGCTCAGCAGCGATTCCGGAAGGCGCTGAGAGACCTCGCGAAGTGA